A genomic stretch from Microbacterium proteolyticum includes:
- the rpsD gene encoding 30S ribosomal protein S4, with protein MTTKSQDRRKVRLSRALGVALTPKAARYLEKRPYAPGEHGRTKRKADSDYAVRLREKQRLREQYGIREKQLRIAFNEARRTDGLTGENLVELLEMRLDALVVRSGFARTTAQARQLVVHRHILVDGQLVDRPSFRVKPGQQIHVKPKSEGLEPFQVAAAGGHAEVLPPVPGYLEVDLSTLQAKLVRRPKRAEVPVTCDVQLVVEYYAAR; from the coding sequence GTGACCACGAAGTCTCAGGACCGCCGCAAGGTGCGTCTGTCGCGCGCCCTCGGCGTCGCGCTCACCCCCAAGGCCGCCCGCTACCTCGAGAAGCGTCCCTACGCTCCCGGCGAGCACGGCCGCACCAAGCGCAAGGCCGACAGCGACTACGCCGTCCGCCTGCGTGAGAAGCAGCGTCTGCGCGAGCAGTACGGCATCCGCGAGAAGCAGCTGCGCATCGCGTTCAACGAGGCCCGCCGCACCGACGGCCTGACCGGTGAGAACCTGGTCGAGCTGCTCGAGATGCGTCTGGACGCCCTCGTCGTGCGTTCGGGCTTCGCCCGCACCACCGCGCAGGCTCGCCAGCTCGTCGTGCACCGCCACATCCTGGTCGACGGCCAGCTCGTGGACCGCCCGTCGTTCCGCGTGAAGCCGGGTCAGCAGATCCACGTCAAGCCCAAGAGCGAGGGCCTCGAGCCCTTCCAGGTCGCCGCTGCCGGCGGGCACGCCGAAGTGCTGCCCCCCGTTCCGGGCTACCTCGAGGTCGACCTCTCGACGCTTCAGGCGAAGCTCGTGCGTCGTCCCAAGCGCGCCGAGGTGCCCGTCACGTGTGACGTGCAGCTCGTCGTCGAGTACTACGCCGCCCGCTGA
- the ruvX gene encoding Holliday junction resolvase RuvX, whose translation MTAFRRGIRFGIDVGRARVGVARSDPDGVLAVPVETVPRKGEPVRRIAALAAEYEAFEVLVGLPLNLRGEDTPSTTDARRFAEALAAALPVPVRLVDERLSTVSAHGVLREAGRSQRDSRSIVDQVAAVVLLQQALDVERQSGEPAGPAVSPGQEPA comes from the coding sequence GTGACGGCGTTCCGGCGCGGCATCCGGTTCGGGATCGACGTGGGACGCGCCCGCGTGGGCGTGGCGCGGTCGGACCCCGACGGGGTGCTCGCCGTTCCCGTAGAGACGGTGCCGCGCAAAGGCGAGCCGGTTCGGCGCATCGCCGCCCTCGCCGCGGAGTACGAGGCGTTCGAGGTGCTCGTCGGACTGCCGCTGAACCTGCGGGGCGAGGATACGCCGTCGACGACCGACGCCCGTCGGTTCGCGGAGGCTCTCGCCGCGGCGCTGCCCGTGCCCGTCCGGCTCGTGGACGAGCGTCTCAGCACGGTGTCGGCGCACGGCGTGCTGCGAGAGGCAGGGCGTTCCCAGCGGGATTCTCGTAGCATTGTGGACCAGGTCGCCGCTGTCGTGCTGCTGCAGCAGGCGCTTGACGTGGAGCGACAGTCCGGTGAGCCGGCCGGACCCGCCGTATCACCGGGACAGGAGCCCGCCTGA
- a CDS encoding ATPase — MTVKSLVWFALGIVGGFVAAHLVNKDPRGQELFAQLDARIGEFTDHMSDAYHQQETRLSEIIDDAKGVAASAVDRASEAVGDAAAAAKTAATSSD, encoded by the coding sequence GTGACCGTGAAAAGCCTCGTCTGGTTCGCGTTGGGTATCGTCGGTGGTTTCGTCGCCGCCCACCTGGTCAACAAGGACCCCCGCGGGCAGGAGCTGTTCGCGCAGCTCGATGCGCGCATCGGCGAGTTCACCGATCACATGAGCGACGCCTACCACCAGCAGGAGACCCGCCTGTCGGAGATCATCGACGACGCCAAGGGTGTCGCCGCCTCCGCCGTCGACCGGGCCTCCGAGGCGGTCGGCGATGCCGCCGCCGCCGCGAAGACCGCCGCCACCTCGTCCGACTGA